Proteins co-encoded in one Arthrobacter alpinus genomic window:
- the phnL gene encoding phosphonate C-P lyase system protein PhnL produces the protein MSNNVNNDLPETAVLSVQNVGKTFTLHLQESQQLPVLQGLTFDVPRGACVVLGGESGAGKSTVMKMIYGSYGTDSGRILLRHQETVLDLVTAQPRQVLAARRNTLGYVSQFLRAVPRVPALDVVAEPLIERGIDRETARERAGELLARLSIPTRLWKLPPATFSGGEQQRVNIARGFILERPLLLLDEPTASLDARNRGVVVELIRESLARGTGMLAIFHDADVREAVADITIDVQSFTAAHERAAA, from the coding sequence ATGAGCAACAACGTAAACAATGACCTGCCTGAAACTGCCGTGTTGTCCGTGCAGAACGTCGGCAAAACATTCACCCTGCACCTTCAAGAATCACAACAGCTTCCTGTTCTGCAGGGGCTAACCTTTGATGTGCCGCGAGGGGCCTGTGTTGTGCTCGGTGGCGAATCGGGGGCAGGCAAGAGCACCGTGATGAAAATGATTTATGGCAGCTACGGCACAGACTCGGGCCGCATCTTGCTCCGGCACCAAGAAACCGTTCTGGACCTCGTCACGGCGCAACCGCGGCAGGTGCTCGCGGCACGGCGGAACACCTTGGGGTACGTCAGTCAGTTCCTGCGTGCGGTTCCCCGCGTGCCAGCGCTAGATGTCGTCGCCGAGCCACTGATCGAACGCGGCATTGATCGAGAAACGGCTCGCGAACGGGCCGGAGAGCTCCTCGCCAGGCTGAGCATCCCCACCCGACTCTGGAAGCTGCCGCCAGCGACCTTTTCCGGCGGTGAGCAGCAACGCGTCAACATCGCCCGCGGATTCATTCTCGAACGCCCGCTGCTGCTGCTCGATGAGCCCACCGCCTCACTCGATGCCAGAAACCGTGGCGTCGTCGTTGAGCTAATCCGTGAGAGTCTGGCTCGCGGGACCGGGATGCTTGCCATCTTCCACGACGCCGATGTCCGCGAGGCCGTGGCCGATATAACGATCGACGTGCAGTCGTTCACGGCGGCGCACGAACGGGCCGCCGCGTGA
- the phnK gene encoding phosphonate C-P lyase system protein PhnK — MNNETPLLSVTGAGHRYGDRFGCRDVNFELWPGEVLAVVGESGSGKSTLLGMLSQRLTLDEGAISYLTTREDGNEFTLLDLATLSEREIRRLWRTEWGFVHQNAADGLRMHVSAGGNVGEPLMANGWRNYGEIRSEAETWLSRVEIPSDRMDDTPATFSGGMRQRVQIARNLVFGPRLVFMDEPTSGLDVSVQARLLDLIRSLVAELGLAVVIVTHDLAVARLISHRTLVMKDGAVIESGLTDRVLDDPQAPYTQLLVSSILQG; from the coding sequence ATGAACAACGAAACCCCGCTGCTGAGTGTGACCGGCGCAGGACACCGCTACGGAGACCGCTTCGGCTGCCGCGACGTAAATTTTGAGCTGTGGCCCGGTGAGGTGTTGGCTGTTGTGGGCGAGTCAGGCTCCGGCAAGTCCACCCTGCTTGGCATGCTGTCGCAGCGGCTCACTCTGGATGAGGGAGCCATCAGCTACCTCACGACTCGCGAGGACGGCAACGAATTCACGCTGCTCGACCTGGCGACCTTGAGCGAACGGGAAATCCGCCGGCTGTGGCGCACCGAGTGGGGATTCGTGCACCAGAACGCTGCCGATGGGCTACGGATGCATGTTAGTGCTGGTGGCAACGTCGGGGAACCGCTCATGGCGAATGGATGGCGCAACTACGGCGAGATTCGCAGCGAAGCCGAAACGTGGCTGAGCCGCGTAGAAATCCCGTCGGATCGTATGGACGATACTCCTGCGACCTTCTCGGGTGGAATGCGCCAGCGTGTACAGATCGCGCGCAACCTCGTCTTCGGCCCACGCCTGGTCTTTATGGACGAGCCGACGAGCGGCCTGGACGTATCCGTGCAGGCGCGCCTCCTTGACCTCATCCGCTCACTCGTCGCTGAACTTGGTCTTGCGGTGGTCATCGTTACCCACGATCTGGCCGTTGCCCGGCTCATCTCGCACCGCACGTTGGTGATGAAAGACGGCGCCGTCATCGAATCGGGCCTCACCGACCGTGTTCTCGATGATCCGCAGGCGCCGTACACCCAGCTACTCGTTTCTTCGATCCTTCAGGGCTGA
- a CDS encoding alpha-D-ribose 1-methylphosphonate 5-phosphate C-P-lyase PhnJ, with amino-acid sequence MSAPRIVYNEGYLDEQTKRVVRRALLKGVAIPGFQVPFASREVPMPRGWGTGGVQVTAAVIGPADTLKVIDQGADDTTNAVSIRHFFEKVAGAASTTVTEQATIIQTRHRIPETPLREHQIMVYQVPIPEPLRFLEPRETETRRLHALEEYGLMYVKLYEDIAKYGRIAKTYDYPVLVNGRYVMAPSPIPSFDNPKMHQSAALQLFGAGREKRIYAIPPYTDVESLGFEDFPFEPQRFDRPCEICGSSGVYLDEVFIDDQGGVMFVCSDTDYCERTATAGESRQTTEISA; translated from the coding sequence ATGAGTGCCCCGCGCATCGTTTACAACGAAGGTTATCTCGACGAGCAAACCAAGCGAGTCGTCCGCCGCGCCTTGCTCAAGGGAGTCGCCATTCCCGGCTTTCAGGTACCGTTCGCATCACGTGAAGTGCCGATGCCACGAGGCTGGGGGACCGGGGGAGTGCAAGTCACAGCCGCGGTCATTGGTCCCGCTGACACCCTGAAAGTGATTGATCAGGGTGCCGATGACACGACCAATGCGGTCTCGATCCGGCACTTCTTCGAAAAGGTTGCTGGCGCCGCCAGCACCACGGTTACGGAGCAGGCCACGATCATTCAGACCCGGCACCGGATTCCGGAGACGCCGCTGCGGGAGCACCAGATCATGGTGTACCAGGTGCCGATCCCCGAGCCACTGCGGTTTTTGGAACCGCGCGAAACGGAAACGCGCCGTCTGCACGCGCTGGAGGAGTACGGCCTGATGTACGTCAAGCTCTACGAGGACATCGCCAAGTATGGGCGCATCGCCAAGACCTATGACTACCCGGTGCTGGTGAACGGCCGGTACGTGATGGCGCCGTCGCCCATTCCCAGCTTCGACAACCCCAAGATGCACCAAAGCGCCGCACTGCAGCTCTTCGGTGCCGGCCGGGAGAAACGCATCTACGCGATTCCACCCTACACCGACGTGGAAAGCCTTGGCTTTGAGGACTTCCCGTTCGAACCTCAACGCTTTGACCGGCCGTGCGAGATCTGCGGGTCCTCCGGCGTCTATCTTGACGAGGTCTTCATCGATGACCAGGGCGGTGTGATGTTCGTCTGCTCGGACACTGACTATTGTGAACGCACCGCCACCGCAGGCGAGAGCCGCCAAACGACGGAGATAAGCGCATGA
- a CDS encoding carbon-phosphorus lyase complex subunit PhnI, with protein sequence MYVAVKAGEKAIANAHALLAKRGRGEVDVPRIDYTQMRDQMGVLVSRVMAEGSLYDPDLAAKALLQAQGDVLEAVTLLRSYRTTLPRFGLTVAVDTAGLPSERRVSATFKDIPGGQQLGATFDYTHRLLSDELGTPEVPHEELPPIAAMPRVTDLLGADALIEADKPAEGWNDPDPGDLTREPTTFPMSRAERLQALSRGDEGFLLSLGYSTQRGFGNNHPFVGEVRVGEVEIEFDAPEIGHAVPIGWIEMTECQMVNQFVGNSEQAPQFTRGYGLVFGRGERKAMSMSLVDRSLRSEEFGERIVSPAQDEEFVIAHSDNVQATGFVEHLKLPHYVDFQAELGLIRSLRREFEARHAAGTRTSAAQDQNGENA encoded by the coding sequence ATGTATGTTGCCGTCAAGGCAGGCGAGAAGGCGATTGCCAACGCCCACGCGTTGCTCGCCAAGCGTGGGCGTGGTGAGGTCGATGTGCCACGCATCGACTACACACAGATGCGTGACCAAATGGGCGTGCTGGTTTCACGCGTTATGGCCGAAGGATCGCTCTATGACCCCGATCTAGCCGCCAAGGCTCTGCTTCAGGCGCAGGGCGATGTGCTCGAGGCAGTCACACTGCTACGGTCCTACCGCACCACGCTGCCGCGGTTTGGTCTCACGGTTGCCGTGGACACCGCGGGCCTGCCGTCGGAACGACGCGTTTCTGCGACGTTCAAGGACATCCCCGGCGGCCAGCAACTCGGTGCAACGTTCGATTACACGCACCGCCTGCTCTCCGACGAGTTGGGCACCCCCGAGGTGCCTCATGAGGAACTTCCTCCCATTGCGGCGATGCCGCGGGTGACTGATCTGCTGGGCGCCGACGCTCTCATTGAGGCTGACAAACCCGCCGAAGGCTGGAACGATCCAGATCCGGGGGACCTCACCCGTGAACCCACCACCTTCCCCATGAGCCGGGCCGAGCGTCTGCAGGCCCTCAGCCGCGGAGACGAAGGCTTCCTGCTCTCGCTGGGCTATTCCACACAGCGCGGCTTCGGCAACAACCATCCGTTTGTTGGCGAAGTCCGTGTCGGTGAGGTCGAAATCGAGTTTGACGCCCCGGAAATCGGCCACGCCGTGCCGATCGGGTGGATCGAAATGACCGAGTGCCAGATGGTCAACCAATTCGTCGGCAATTCCGAGCAGGCACCACAGTTCACCCGCGGTTATGGTCTGGTCTTCGGCCGAGGCGAGCGCAAGGCGATGTCGATGTCGCTCGTTGATCGTTCGCTGCGGAGCGAGGAGTTCGGCGAGCGCATCGTCTCGCCAGCGCAGGACGAGGAATTTGTGATCGCGCACTCGGACAACGTCCAAGCAACGGGTTTTGTGGAGCACCTCAAGCTGCCGCACTACGTTGATTTCCAAGCGGAGCTTGGGCTGATCCGCAGCCTGCGCCGCGAGTTTGAGGCACGCCATGCCGCTGGCACACGCACCTCCGCCGCCCAAGACCAGAACGGAGAGAACGCATGA
- the phnH gene encoding phosphonate C-P lyase system protein PhnH → MRTLTSQNHTPGFANPVHDAQHIFRAVLEALARPGTRHPLEATLNPPKPLGASTGVIILALCDELTPIWLDPTLRDSPAVSGWITFHTGARIVENASEALFVIASSPSAAPALGELMRGTDEEPHRSATLIIDAQGSRSTGALIASGPGIAGTLAWDGAGLPSDFLPQWRENRALFPCGVDIILPAETTVLGLPRTTMLIDTDQPSHEQRNA, encoded by the coding sequence ATGAGAACATTGACAAGCCAGAATCACACACCCGGGTTCGCGAACCCGGTCCACGATGCTCAACACATCTTCCGTGCAGTCTTGGAAGCACTCGCCCGCCCGGGCACTCGGCATCCTCTCGAGGCGACCCTCAACCCTCCAAAACCACTGGGCGCGAGCACCGGCGTGATTATTTTGGCCTTGTGCGATGAGCTGACGCCGATCTGGCTCGACCCTACGCTGCGCGACTCTCCTGCGGTGAGCGGCTGGATCACCTTTCATACCGGTGCACGCATCGTTGAGAATGCCTCAGAGGCGCTGTTTGTTATTGCGTCCTCGCCCAGTGCGGCACCAGCACTTGGCGAATTGATGCGGGGCACCGATGAGGAACCGCATCGCTCCGCAACGCTCATCATTGACGCTCAAGGATCCCGCAGTACCGGTGCTCTGATAGCAAGCGGCCCCGGCATCGCCGGAACCCTTGCCTGGGACGGTGCGGGCCTGCCCAGCGATTTCCTTCCGCAGTGGCGCGAGAACAGGGCGCTGTTTCCTTGCGGCGTGGACATCATCCTCCCAGCCGAAACCACGGTGCTGGGACTGCCCCGCACCACAATGCTGATTGACACGGATCAGCCAAGCCACGAGCAGAGGAACGCCTAA
- the phnG gene encoding phosphonate C-P lyase system protein PhnG, protein MTAQESAAYGLAPDERRRAARVLSGATHADLHKLWSNWAEQPEVTYLRAPEAGLVMVQGRIGGTGDRFNLGEATVTRATVLLSGTGIEDVIGTSYVLGSHPDHAGLAAIFDALLLAPEQRARVLAEVIEPLEDGQKERDASAQADARSTVVDFFTVARENE, encoded by the coding sequence GTGACTGCACAAGAGAGCGCCGCCTACGGGCTCGCACCGGACGAACGACGACGGGCCGCGCGAGTACTCTCGGGAGCCACTCATGCCGATCTTCACAAGCTGTGGTCCAACTGGGCGGAACAGCCGGAGGTCACGTATCTGCGGGCACCGGAAGCCGGACTCGTCATGGTGCAGGGCCGGATCGGTGGCACCGGCGATCGCTTCAATCTTGGTGAGGCAACGGTAACGCGGGCCACCGTGTTGCTGAGCGGAACCGGGATCGAGGACGTAATTGGCACGTCGTATGTGTTGGGCAGCCACCCCGACCATGCCGGGCTCGCCGCCATCTTTGATGCGCTGCTGCTTGCCCCGGAGCAACGCGCCCGGGTTCTCGCCGAGGTGATCGAGCCGCTTGAGGACGGTCAAAAAGAGCGGGACGCCAGCGCCCAAGCAGACGCGCGCAGCACGGTGGTCGACTTTTTCACAGTTGCTAGGGAAAACGAATGA
- the phnF gene encoding phosphonate metabolism transcriptional regulator PhnF: protein MSEFELGARSNSGYSAWRLITEELRGEIAENRLRAGDNLPTENMLAERYGVNRHTARQAIAALIEDGLVESRRGSGTFVTSEPARLHQIGLRTRLSRSLGDEGSAATSSQVLSSTVEEAPEEIVRRLGLPHRNAIRVETARSTGQLPIAVGTHWFDVERLPNIATELRRTGSVTAALLACGIADYVRSSTVVGARHATTAEAELLSLRPGAIVLVTEALDSLPDGTPLQHLVTRFAAQHVRLDIEHPHAD from the coding sequence GTGAGCGAATTTGAGCTAGGCGCGCGATCAAACAGCGGATACTCAGCGTGGCGCCTGATCACCGAGGAGTTGCGGGGCGAAATCGCCGAAAACCGGCTGCGTGCCGGGGACAACCTGCCTACGGAGAACATGCTGGCCGAGCGGTACGGCGTCAATCGACACACCGCCCGACAAGCCATCGCAGCCCTGATTGAGGACGGCCTCGTCGAATCCCGGCGCGGCAGTGGGACGTTCGTGACCAGCGAACCTGCACGCTTGCACCAGATCGGATTGCGCACTCGGCTGAGCCGAAGCCTCGGCGATGAAGGCAGCGCAGCCACGAGCAGCCAGGTACTGAGCAGCACCGTCGAGGAGGCACCGGAAGAGATTGTGCGTCGACTCGGACTCCCGCACCGAAACGCGATCCGCGTCGAAACCGCCCGCTCGACGGGCCAGCTACCCATCGCGGTGGGCACGCACTGGTTCGACGTCGAGCGGCTTCCGAACATCGCGACCGAACTTCGACGCACCGGATCGGTCACGGCCGCGCTGCTTGCCTGCGGTATAGCTGACTACGTGCGAAGCTCCACCGTTGTTGGTGCCCGGCACGCAACCACAGCAGAGGCAGAACTTTTGTCTTTACGGCCCGGCGCAATAGTACTTGTCACCGAGGCGCTGGACAGCCTGCCCGACGGCACTCCCCTGCAGCACCTCGTCACCCGCTTCGCAGCCCAACACGTGCGCCTGGACATCGAGCACCCTCACGCAGACTAA
- a CDS encoding TIGR03364 family FAD-dependent oxidoreductase codes for MHEYDLPQTLPETPTPVTSFDADLVVVGAGIVGLAHAALALNSGLRVIVIDRDHEAVGASVRNFGHACITAQSGELYEMAQVSRRHWLTMASRAGFWLAESGAVVVARTATELAVMEELSATREPGQVVLLDAAETATRIGRPDADGIHGGAWLRDDLRVDPRTTVAKLAAWVAEHERGSVRWNTAALGFEAKNDGGAVTIRTSRGILRARQSVVCVGHDIDYLWPELAAEHQIERCSLQMALAAAPAGLDLAPAVLTATSMLRYPAFTDMPSAARLRDEVLASSPELLDIVANVMCTQRPDGTVIVGDSHAYSLAVAPFLEEDVSRVLIQEQVDLLARELTITQRWQGVYASSAVGPYLVREVEPGVTVVSVTSGVGMTLSFGLAERTLGAFVPALQLSV; via the coding sequence ATGCATGAATATGATTTGCCCCAGACGCTCCCCGAAACTCCCACACCTGTTACCTCTTTCGACGCTGACCTCGTAGTGGTTGGCGCCGGAATTGTTGGGCTGGCCCACGCCGCCCTGGCACTGAATTCGGGGTTGCGTGTCATTGTTATTGACCGCGACCACGAGGCCGTTGGTGCCTCCGTGCGCAACTTTGGACACGCCTGCATTACCGCCCAATCGGGTGAGCTGTACGAGATGGCTCAGGTGTCACGGCGCCATTGGCTCACGATGGCCTCCCGCGCCGGTTTCTGGCTCGCCGAGTCCGGAGCCGTGGTCGTTGCACGCACCGCGACGGAGCTAGCTGTGATGGAAGAACTTTCGGCCACACGTGAACCAGGGCAGGTGGTGCTGCTGGACGCGGCGGAGACCGCCACCCGAATCGGCCGGCCGGATGCCGACGGTATCCATGGGGGTGCCTGGCTCAGAGATGATCTTCGGGTGGATCCCCGCACCACCGTCGCAAAGCTCGCCGCATGGGTTGCTGAGCACGAACGTGGAAGTGTCCGCTGGAACACTGCTGCGCTTGGTTTTGAAGCCAAGAACGACGGCGGTGCCGTCACCATCCGCACCTCCCGCGGGATCCTGCGTGCACGCCAGAGCGTTGTTTGTGTGGGGCACGACATTGACTACCTGTGGCCCGAGCTCGCTGCCGAGCATCAGATTGAACGCTGCTCGTTGCAGATGGCACTCGCCGCGGCTCCAGCGGGTCTGGATCTTGCCCCGGCCGTGCTGACCGCGACCTCCATGCTCCGCTACCCGGCCTTCACCGATATGCCGTCCGCGGCCCGACTCCGCGATGAGGTGCTGGCCAGCAGCCCCGAACTTCTGGACATCGTCGCCAATGTGATGTGCACGCAACGGCCGGACGGGACAGTGATTGTGGGGGACTCCCACGCCTACTCGCTCGCGGTGGCTCCGTTCCTGGAGGAGGACGTCAGCAGGGTCCTCATTCAAGAACAGGTGGACCTCTTAGCCCGCGAACTGACCATCACCCAACGGTGGCAAGGCGTGTACGCGTCCTCCGCCGTCGGGCCCTATCTGGTGCGTGAGGTGGAACCCGGCGTCACTGTCGTCTCGGTCACTTCGGGTGTAGGCATGACGTTGTCCTTCGGGCTGGCCGAGCGGACACTGGGAGCATTTGTGCCAGCTCTGCAGCTGAGTGTTTGA
- a CDS encoding phosphonatase-like hydrolase: MTFALVACDMAGTTIDEHGSVYRALADAVQEVAGTRPSDAQVQEWMGADKVEAITGLMIAVGAEPALELVERGFNHFKSLLGSYYAELPPIALPGVEEALATLRGRGVKIALTTGFSRDVAEPLLASLGWVVASADETVDAGEARLVLDAVVCSDEVASGRPAPFMIHRAMERTGVQDVRTVLAAGDTVNDLLAATQAGVTAVGVLTGKLGRAELSAHPHDHILDGVKDLPALFS, from the coding sequence ATGACCTTCGCACTTGTCGCCTGTGACATGGCTGGCACCACCATTGACGAGCACGGATCCGTCTACCGGGCCCTTGCCGACGCTGTCCAGGAGGTCGCCGGCACACGCCCCAGCGATGCCCAAGTGCAGGAATGGATGGGCGCTGACAAGGTGGAGGCCATCACGGGACTCATGATCGCTGTGGGCGCAGAGCCTGCGCTGGAACTCGTTGAGCGCGGCTTCAACCACTTCAAATCCCTCTTGGGCAGCTACTACGCCGAACTCCCTCCCATCGCTTTGCCGGGCGTCGAGGAAGCCCTCGCTACCCTTCGCGGGCGAGGTGTGAAAATTGCCCTCACTACAGGGTTCTCCCGCGACGTCGCCGAGCCGTTGTTGGCGAGCCTCGGTTGGGTTGTTGCCTCTGCGGATGAAACGGTCGACGCCGGAGAAGCTCGCCTGGTGCTCGACGCCGTGGTCTGCTCAGACGAGGTAGCCTCGGGCCGCCCGGCACCGTTCATGATCCACCGGGCCATGGAACGCACCGGCGTGCAGGATGTCAGGACGGTCCTCGCCGCTGGCGACACCGTCAACGATCTGCTCGCCGCAACGCAAGCCGGCGTAACTGCCGTCGGAGTTCTGACCGGCAAGCTGGGGCGGGCGGAGCTTTCGGCTCACCCTCACGACCACATTCTTGACGGTGTAAAAGACCTTCCGGCACTGTTCAGCTAA
- a CDS encoding IS3 family transposase (programmed frameshift), whose translation MPKPFPAEFRRDVVSVARKHEAPIAQIARDFGISEATLHNWLKKADIEDGTRPGVSAVEAAELRDVKKRIRLLEQENEILRRAAAFFARELPPKMTFPLVLDLAADGVPVAVACRVLGFSKQAFYAWKAAPVTDRDWADAHLINAALDVHRDDPAFGYRFIADELKDQGLAAGENRVQRLCSSQRIWSVFAKKRGLTRKAGPPVHDDLVKRDFTATAPNRLWLTDITEHRTDEGKLYLCAIKDVHSNRIVGYSIDSRMKASLAVAALRNAVSLRSPQGAVVHSDRGSQFRSNAFVRTLKSNGLTGSMGRVGACADNAAMESFFALLQKNVLDRQRWSTRQELRLAIVTWIEKTYHRKRRQRRLGRLTPIEFETMNTGLEAA comes from the exons ATGCCTAAGCCTTTTCCCGCCGAGTTCCGCCGCGATGTTGTTTCCGTGGCTCGCAAGCATGAAGCACCGATCGCTCAGATCGCTAGGGATTTCGGGATCTCCGAGGCCACTCTGCATAACTGGCTCAAGAAAGCCGATATCGAGGACGGCACCCGCCCGGGTGTAAGCGCTGTTGAGGCGGCCGAGCTGCGGGATGTGAAGAAACGCATCCGGCTGCTGGAGCAGGAGAATGAGATCCTGCGTCGGGCCGCAGCGTTCTTCGCCCGGGAGCTGC CCCCCAAAATGACGTTCCCGCTGGTCCTTGATCTTGCCGCGGACGGAGTCCCCGTCGCGGTGGCCTGCCGGGTGCTCGGCTTCTCCAAGCAAGCCTTCTACGCATGGAAGGCGGCTCCGGTGACGGACCGGGATTGGGCTGATGCGCATCTGATCAACGCCGCGCTAGATGTCCATCGCGACGACCCGGCGTTCGGGTACCGGTTCATTGCTGACGAGTTGAAGGACCAGGGACTGGCTGCGGGTGAGAACCGGGTCCAGCGCCTGTGCAGCAGCCAGCGAATCTGGTCCGTGTTCGCCAAGAAACGCGGCCTGACGCGCAAAGCGGGCCCGCCCGTCCATGACGACCTGGTCAAGCGGGACTTCACCGCAACGGCACCCAACCGGCTGTGGTTGACGGACATCACCGAGCACCGCACCGATGAGGGCAAGCTGTACCTGTGCGCAATCAAGGACGTGCATTCGAATCGAATTGTCGGCTACTCGATTGATTCACGCATGAAGGCGTCTCTGGCCGTTGCAGCTCTGCGCAACGCGGTGTCGCTAAGGTCGCCACAGGGGGCGGTGGTGCATTCGGATCGTGGCTCTCAATTTCGTTCCAACGCCTTCGTCCGGACCCTGAAGAGCAACGGGCTGACTGGGTCGATGGGGCGGGTGGGTGCGTGTGCTGACAATGCCGCCATGGAGTCATTTTTTGCGCTGCTGCAGAAGAACGTTCTGGACCGGCAGCGCTGGTCCACGCGGCAGGAACTGCGGCTGGCAATCGTGACCTGGATCGAGAAAACCTACCACCGGAAACGCCGACAACGACGACTTGGCCGGCTAACACCGATCGAGTTTGAGACAATGAATACCGGCCTCGAAGCCGCCTAG
- the phnD gene encoding phosphate/phosphite/phosphonate ABC transporter substrate-binding protein encodes MFLAHMNRAAKGSAIALAAILALSACGSAADVTAAADGGTFAKDSSTLVIGMVPDESSATTTWQPIADYVAKVTGKKVEVKESSNYAALIEASVAGQVDVVSFSAFTYLQAKAHGATFTPVGATVDASTHEPGYYSEAIVPASSDIKDIAGYKGKKVCFVNENSTSGYLFPQYLLTKAGLSQDDYTSVFAGKHDVSAQKTAKGTECEAGFAQETTVTTTGPAAGLFKTEDLKVIEKVFVPGPPFSISDTLPADMKALLKEKMSTVSIADLKGAGITTTPTFEKFFAEGYKPVDDAYYNTLRDLCKTLPDVKTCEGV; translated from the coding sequence ATGTTTCTTGCCCATATGAACCGCGCCGCTAAGGGCTCGGCCATCGCGCTTGCCGCAATTCTTGCCCTCAGCGCATGTGGCTCCGCAGCCGATGTAACCGCCGCCGCCGACGGCGGCACGTTCGCCAAGGACTCCAGCACCCTTGTCATCGGGATGGTCCCCGACGAGAGCTCCGCAACCACCACCTGGCAGCCCATTGCCGACTACGTTGCGAAGGTCACGGGCAAGAAGGTTGAGGTCAAGGAATCCTCCAACTACGCAGCACTCATCGAGGCCAGCGTTGCCGGCCAGGTCGATGTGGTGTCCTTCTCGGCCTTCACCTACCTCCAGGCCAAGGCCCATGGCGCAACGTTCACACCCGTGGGCGCCACGGTTGATGCCAGCACGCATGAGCCTGGTTACTACTCCGAGGCCATCGTTCCGGCTTCCTCCGATATCAAGGACATCGCCGGGTACAAGGGCAAGAAGGTTTGCTTCGTCAACGAGAACTCGACCTCCGGGTACTTGTTCCCGCAGTACTTGCTCACCAAGGCTGGCCTTTCACAGGACGATTACACGTCCGTTTTTGCCGGTAAGCATGACGTCTCTGCTCAGAAGACCGCCAAGGGCACCGAGTGTGAGGCTGGCTTCGCTCAGGAAACCACCGTCACCACCACCGGCCCGGCCGCCGGCCTGTTCAAGACCGAAGACCTCAAAGTAATCGAGAAAGTCTTCGTCCCCGGTCCTCCGTTCTCAATCTCCGACACACTCCCGGCCGACATGAAGGCCCTGCTGAAAGAGAAGATGTCCACGGTGAGCATCGCTGACCTCAAGGGTGCGGGCATTACCACCACACCGACATTCGAGAAGTTCTTCGCTGAAGGCTACAAGCCTGTGGATGACGCGTACTACAACACCTTGCGCGACCTCTGCAAGACCCTTCCCGACGTCAAAACCTGCGAAGGCGTATAA
- the phnC gene encoding phosphonate ABC transporter ATP-binding protein: MSKAPAVEIDGLVKQYGGTRALDGVSLKVEEGEVVVLLGLSGSGKSTLLRHINQLDFPTQGSVNVLGEDVTTIRGKALRSLRSRIGVVFQQFELVGSLSVLENVLTGSLARLQGPRLGTWMYPKEFRSMALSHLERVGLAGREHQRADTLSGGQQQRVAIARALMQSPEILLADEPVASLDPESSQQVMNLIREIGRERGLTVICSLHQVELAMSWGDRLVGLRAGKVVLDTPTTGIDKDSVMRIYSAVAPEMSEALAPLPLVEVSSRVRQAVS; encoded by the coding sequence ATGTCTAAGGCTCCCGCGGTCGAAATCGACGGGCTTGTCAAGCAGTATGGCGGAACCCGCGCCCTTGACGGCGTGAGCCTCAAGGTCGAGGAGGGCGAAGTCGTCGTCCTCCTCGGCCTGTCAGGATCCGGCAAATCAACGCTACTGCGCCATATTAATCAACTAGATTTCCCTACCCAAGGCAGCGTCAATGTCCTGGGTGAGGATGTCACCACGATCCGCGGCAAGGCCCTCCGCAGCCTGCGTTCGCGCATCGGCGTCGTGTTTCAACAATTCGAGCTCGTCGGCTCGCTTTCGGTGCTCGAGAATGTCCTTACGGGTTCCCTTGCACGCCTCCAAGGGCCGCGTCTGGGCACCTGGATGTACCCTAAAGAATTCCGCTCCATGGCACTGAGTCACCTTGAGCGCGTTGGCCTCGCCGGCCGCGAGCACCAGCGGGCAGACACCCTCTCGGGTGGGCAACAGCAGCGCGTCGCGATCGCTCGGGCATTGATGCAGTCGCCGGAGATCCTCCTCGCAGACGAACCCGTCGCGTCTCTGGATCCTGAGTCCTCACAGCAGGTCATGAACCTTATCCGTGAGATCGGCAGGGAGCGAGGCTTGACAGTCATCTGCAGCCTGCACCAGGTGGAACTTGCTATGTCATGGGGCGATCGCCTCGTGGGCCTGCGCGCAGGAAAAGTGGTCCTTGATACCCCCACGACAGGCATCGATAAGGATTCCGTCATGCGGATCTACAGTGCCGTCGCGCCCGAAATGTCAGAAGCGTTGGCGCCCTTACCCTTGGTCGAAGTATCTTCGCGGGTCCGGCAGGCAGTCTCGTGA